In Camarhynchus parvulus chromosome 21, STF_HiC, whole genome shotgun sequence, a genomic segment contains:
- the EPHA8 gene encoding ephrin type-A receptor 8: MAWAQGDLTSSLSIVITLAACLSATTSEVNLLDTSAILGDWGWMTYPSHGWDSINEMDEFFSPIHTYQVCNVMTPNQNNWLRTNWVQRDGARRVYAEIKFTLRDCNSMPGVLGTCKETFNLYYMESDRDLGTSTRESQFLKIDTIAADESFTNVDLGVRRLKLNTEVRGVGPLSKRGFYLAFQDIGACIAIVSVRVYYKKCPATVRNLASFSEAVTGADSSSLVEVRGECVGHSEERDTPKMYCSAEGEWLVPIGKCVCSAGYEEQRDSCMACQLGFYKSAPGDQLCAKCPLHSHSESRAARVCHCDSSFYRAVQDPPSAACTRPPSAPVNLISSVNGTSVTLEWGPPLDKGGRADVVYNVRCRRCTGAAGPCEACGSGIRFVPQQMSLVQGALTVTNLLAHTNYSFWVEAVNGVSDLSLESRRAAVANITTNQAAPSQVVVVHQESTGQNSVTLLWQEPDQPNGIILEYEIKYYEKDKEMQSYSTLKSKSTTATISGLKPATRYIFQVRARTSAGCGRFSQTVEVETGKPVSLQYDTMTIVWICLSLITGLVTLLVVLICKKRHCGYSKAFQDSDEEKMHYQNGQVKFPESKFYVDPHTYEDPCQAVHEFTREIEASRIKIEKVIGSGESGEVCYGRLKLPGKREIPVAIKALKAGYTEKQRRDFLSEASIMAQFDHPNVIHLEGVVTRSKLVMIVTEYMENGSLDTFLRKHDGQFTIIQLVGMLRGIGAGMRYLSDLGYVHRDLAARNILVNSNLVCKVSDFGLSRILEDDPDAAYTTTGGKIPIRWTAPEAIAYRKFSSASDVWSYGIVMWEVLAYGERPYWNMTNRDVITSVEEGYRLPAPMGCPSPLHQLMLDCWQKERSERPRFSHIVGILDKLIRNPDSLKCTGTINRFTQTRLDRGLLDLTSCLTVEDWLDSIRLGHYRDNFATAGYSSLGMVMHMNIEDVRSLGITMMGHQKKILSSIQAMRSQLLNTNGPRRHL; this comes from the exons TGGGATTCGATCAATGAAATGGATGAGTTTTTCAGCCCCATCCACACCTACCAGGTCTGTAACGTCATGACCCCCAACCAGAACAACTGGCTCCGGACCAACTGGGTGCAGCGGGATGGAGCGCGGCGGGTCTACGCAGAGATCAAATTCACGCTGAGGGACTGTAACAGCATGCCAGGCGTGCTGGGCACCTGCAAGGAGACCTTCAACCTCTACTACATGGAGTCTGACCGGGACCTGGGCACCAGCACCCGTGAGAGCCAGTTCCTGAAGATCGACACGATCGCAGCAGACGAGAGCTTCACCAACGTGGACCTGGGCGTGCGGCGCCTGAAGCTGAACACGGAGGTGCGGGGCGTGGGGCCGCTGAGCAAGAGGGGCTTCTACCTGGCCTTCCAGGACATCGGGGCCTGCATTGCCATAGTCTCGGTGCGTGTGTACTACAAGAAGTGCCCGGCCACTGTGAGGAACTTGGCGTCCTTCTCCGAGGCCGTGACCGGGGCAGACTCGTCCTCCTTGGTGGAAGTGCGGGGAGAGTGCGTGGGCCATTCCGAGGAGAGGGACACCCCCAAGATGTACTGCAGTGCCGAGGGAGAGTGGCTGGTGCCCATCGGGAAGTGTGTGTGCAGCGCTGGCTATGAAGAGCAGCGTGATTCCTGCATGG cctgccagcTGGGATTTTACAAATCAGCCCCTGGGGACCAGCTGTGTGCCAAATGTCCCCTGCACAGCCACTCGGAGAGCCGGGCAGCTCGTGTGTGCCACTGTGACAGCAGCTTCTACCGCGCCGTGCAGGATCCCCCCTCGGCCGCCTGCACAC GGCCCCCCTCTGCTCCGGTGAACCTGATCTCCAGTGTGAACGGCACCTCGGTGACGCTGGAGTGGGGCCCGCCGCTGGACAAGGGCGGCCGTGCGGATGTCGTGTACAACGTGCGGTGCCGGCGCTGCACGGGCGCCGCGGGGCCGTGCGAGGCCTGCGGCAGCGGCATCCGCTTCGTGCCGCAGCAGATGAGCCTGGTGCAGGGAGCGCTGACCGTCACCAACCTGCTGGCACACACCAACTACTCCTTCTGGGTGGAGGCCGTCAACGGCGTCTCCGACCTCAGCCTGGAGTCCAGGAGAGCTGCGGTGGCCAACATCACCACAAACCAGGCAG CCCCATCACAGGTGGTGGTGGTGCATCAGGAGAGCACAGGCCAGAACAGTGTCACCTTGCTGTGGCAAGAGCCGGACCAGCCCAACGGCATCATCCTGGAGTATGAGATCAAGTACTATGAGAAG GACAAGGAAATGCAGAGCTACTCAACTCTGAAATCCAAGAGCACCACTGCCACCATCTCTGGGCTCAAGCCTGCAACCCGCTACATTTTCCAGGTGCGGGCTCGCACCTCTGCTGGCTGCGGGAGGTTCAGTCAGACTGTGGAGGTGGAAACGGGGAAGCCGG TGTCTCTCCAGTACGACACAATGACGATTGTCTGGATTTGCCTGTCACTCATCACTGGCCTTGTCACCCTGCTGGTGGTTCTGATCTGCAAGAAGAG GCACTGTGGGTACAGCAAGGCTTTCCAGGACTCTGATGAGGAGAAGATGCATTATCAGAATGGGCAAG TGAAGTTCCCCGAGTCCAAGTTCTATGTGGACCCCCACACATACGAGGACCCCTGCCAAGCTGTGCATGAGTTCACCCGTGAAATAGAGGCCTCCCGGATCAAGATTGAGAAGGTCATCGGGTCTG GGGAGTCTGGAGAGGTGTGCTACGGCCGCCTGAAGCTGCCAGGGAAGAGGGAGATTCCCGTGGCCATCAAAGCCCTGAAGGCAGGCtacacagagaagcagaggCGGGACTTCCTGAGTGAGGCCAGCATCATGGCACAGTTCGACCACCCCAACGTCATCCACCTGGAGGGGGTGGTCACCAGGA GCAAATTGGTAATGATTGTTACTGAATACATGGAGAACGGTTCGCTAGACACCTTCCTCAGG aaaCACGATGGGCAATTCACCATCATCCAGCTGGTGGGGATGCTGCGGGGCATTGGGGCAGGCATGAGGTACCTGTCTGACCTGGGCTACGTGCACCGGGACCTGGCTGCCCGCAACATCCTGGTCAACAGCAACCTGGTGTGCAAGGTGTCTGACTTCGGCCTCTCCCGCATCCTGGAGGACGACCCCGACGCTGCCTACACCACCACG GGTGGGAAGATCCCGATCCGCTGGACAGCTCCCGAGGCCATTGCGTACCGCAAGTTCTCCTCGGCCAGCGACGTGTGGAGCTACGGGATCGTCATGTGGGAGGTGCTGGCCTACGGCGAGCGGCCCTACTGGAACATGACCAACCGTGAC GTCATCACCTCAGTGGAGGAAGGCTACCGCCTGCCTGCCCCCatgggctgccccagccccctgcaCCAGCTGATGCTGGACTGCTGGCAGAAGGAGCGCAGCGAGCGGCCTCGCTTTTCCCACATTGTCGGCATCCTGGACAAGCTGATCCGCAACCCCGACAGCCTCAAGTGCACAGGCACCATCAACAG GTTCACCCAGACACGTCTGGACAGGGGTCTGCTGGACCTGACCAGCTGCTTGACTGTGGAGGACTGGCTGGACTCCATCCGCCTGGGGCACTACCGGGACAACTTCGCCACGGCTGGGTACTCCTCCCTGGGCATGGTGATGCACATGAACATCGA GGATGTTCGGAGTCTGGGCATCACCATGATGGGCCACCAGAAGAAGATCTTGAGCAGCATCCAGGCCATGAGATCCCAGCTGCTGAACACAAATGGCCCCAGGAGGCATCTCTGA